Below is a genomic region from Flavobacterium ginsengisoli.
CATTTGGTGTCCATTTGTTGTTTTCTAAGCCTTTTACACCTTCAAAATTTAAAATATTTGGATAAGTTCGTTGAATTCCAGTTGGTTTGTACATTCCGTGGAAATCTAGAATCAATTTATAATTTGTCGCTTTTTGAGCAATATCGTAAACCGAATTGACCATTTTGGCATCATCGCGGTCTAAGAAATCAACTTTAAAACCTTTAATTCCTAAATTGGCATAATTCTTTAAAATTTCATCTGTGTTTTTAGTCAAAGCCATCCAAGAGCTCCATAAAATAATTCCAACATTTCGTTCTTTTCCGTATGCGATTAAAGCCTCTAAATCGACATTAGGATTATGCTTCATAATATCTTCTTCCAAACTCCAACCTTCGTCTAAAACCACATATTCAACTTTATTTTTAGAAGCAAAATCAATATAATATTTATACGTCTGTGTATTAATTCCGGCTTTAAAATCGACATTGTAAATATTCCAATCGTTCCACCAATCCCAAGCAACTTTTCCGGGTTTAATCCAAGAAACATCTTTAATTTTTGAAGGTTCAGCTAATTTCTGAACCATATCATTATTCGCTAATGCGAGCATCACTTTCAGAAATTACAATTGCTCTCCATGGGAAAATTCTTGTTCCTTTTGTCTTCACCAAATAATCGGCTCTTTCGGTAATTAATCGGTTGATATTGTTGAATCCGCCATTGGCTTCTTTTAATGGATATTTAGAAAAACGAGATTCAAAACCTATTTTATTTTTATTATTAGTAACAAATAATCCAGGATAATCTTCTAAATTGACTTCTAAGAAAACGGCTTTTTTATGGTTTTTGTAATCAATTAAAAAAGGTAAAAATGCCAAAGTATCTTTTGTAAATTCACTGATTTTCTTGTTTTCGTAATGTGCTTCAAAAGAAGAAATATAAGGATCTTTCGGATTTCTTAAATCTCTTACATAAGGCATTAAAGTGCTGTAGTCTTTGTCAAAATTTAAAACAACTTCTTCTGATTTTATCGTAATATCTTTTTTCTTTTTGGTAACGAATCGATACGCAGCTCCATCATCAAAAACACGGAATTCAATTGCGAAATCATTTTTAAAATTGATAGTTAGTTTATTATACTGATCTTTTACGCTTTTCTTTTTGTATAAAGGTGTTTCAAAAGAAGTATTTACGCTTTCTTTTTTCGAATTTAAAACAACTGGGTTTTTTCCTAAAACATTATTTTCATCCAAAGTCATAGCCATTTCAGATGGCGCTAAAATCAAATCATTTTCGTGCAAAATAGACCATGAGATTTTATCATTTACAGCAATTTTAACTTCGATTTTTCCATTTGTAGAATTCACCGTAAAATCTTGTTTCTTTTGTGAAAAAGAAAGGTTTACGATTATAAAACAGAAAAGAATAAATATGTTTTTCATGTTGTATTTTTTATCAAATTTTGATTTTGTTATTCTGTAGAGACGCACCGTAGTGCGTCTAACGTATTTTGGATATTCGTTGTGTAGACGCACTGCAGTGCGTCTCTACAGAAAATAGAGATGAATAATTCTTTTATTTCTTTAATTCTGAATTGTATTTTTTGACAATTTCTAATGTCGATTTATCTCCATTAAAAACAGAGTTTAAACCTTGTGGTTCTTGAGGAGGATCTGTTGTAAGTGGTTCGCCAGGATTCCATTTTCCGTCTGGATGAATCGCTTTTCCTTCACCGCCATAACCCCAGAAATTTGTCGCTCTTAACGGGCCATTATTTTTAACGCTTTCTGCAACTCGTCCAAAAATATAGCTGTAAAACTTATCTCTGTAAACAGAAGAAGCACCAGCATTCAGATTTTCATTTTCTCTCGGAAGACCAAATTCTTCAATAATAATTGGTCTTTTCAGATTATTAGCTACTTTAATGTGGTCGTCAATATATTTTCCGGCATTTTCGATTGTTACAGGCATTGTAGCTTCGGCATTATCAGCTTTAAACCAATTCCAGTTTTTAGGCCAAATGTGCATGGTTAAATAATCAATATTCGGATTTTGATGTGTTCTTTCGAAGATTTCCATGCTGTCGTTAGAACTGTTTTTTCCTTCAGAACCTGTAGAAACCAAATGATTTTTGTCTAGACTATCAATTAAATCCACAATATTATTGAGCCATTTCGTGAATTTTGCTTCATTTTCTGGCGTAAAAGTTCTTGGTTCGTTTCCAACCTGCCACGCCATAATTGTGTTGTCTTCGTTGTATTTCTTTTTAGAATAAGAATTTGTTCTTCCGATAATAAACTTTACATGATTGTTCAATGCTTCCATGCATGGTTCGCAGCTGTGAAACTGTTCTGTATACGACATAAATTGAGGCCAAGTATTTGGCGGAATATTTGGAACTGGAACTGGACCTTTGCCATTCCATTCTAAATATTGCGACATTCCGCCCGACCATTCCCAGTTATTCGTTAAATACAAAACTGCGTACATATTTCGTTTGCCCATTTCGTTAATCAAGAAATCTAAGCCATCGAGTAAATCTTCATCATATTTTCCTTGCTCGTATTGCAATGCTGGGCGAACCGTAAAATCGTATTTTCCGCCATCAGCACCAACTAAAACACGTAAATTATCAATTCCGTTTTTTTTCATTAAATCCAATTCGCGTAAAAGCCTTTTTCGGTCTCCTATTTTTTTAGAAGCCAACATACTTCCGTACCAATAATTGGTTCCGATATAAGCATAGGGTTTCTCGCCTTTGTAAAATTGGTTTCCTTTTACGGTGATTTTTTCTTGAGCATTACATGCAATTGCTGTTAAGATTAAGACTAACGAAAGGGTTTTAAAAAATCTATTTTTCATAATTTATATTTTAATGGAGCTAATCCTGCTATCCGTTACAATCTTTTATGCTGAACCCCAGCATAAAAGGATTTTCACTCCTATCAGGGCTAGGGCTTTACGTTATTTTAGAAAGTTTTGAATTCAAACTGAAACAAAAAGTTATTTCGGCATTTCATACATCTTTGGCAGAGAATTCACCAAAGCTGATTTTGTTTTCAAACTATAAGTTTTAAAATCTGCTGTATTCGAAACCGAACCATTCGGAACATAATAACCATCAGTATTATTGTTCCAGAACATTACATAACTTATCTGGATGTCATTTTTGGTTAACGCGTTGTATAAAAGTGAAGAAAACCAGTCGGTAATGGATGGAGTTGTGCTAGTTACACGATAACCTGTTTCGGTTAAGGCGGCGATTTTTACTTTCGTTTTAGCGTAATCAGAAAGAATTTTAAGTTTTGTATTTGCTCTGTCAGATCCCGTTTGTCCTTGATTATTGAAGTCTCCGTAATTATCCATTCCGATAATATCAACATATTTATCGCCTGGATAACGGCTTAAGTAATTGGCTTCAGTTGTGTAAGAGTTGTCGGGAGAAAAAGCATATAAAATATTATGAACGCCTTTTGTGTTTTTTAAATAATCAACTGTAAACTGATAGGCTTTTTTATATTCATCGGCAGTACAAAAATCGGCGCCCCACCAAAACCAGCTTCCGTCAAATTCATGAAAAGGTCTAAAAATTATCGGAATCAATTCGCCATTTGAACCTTTTAAGTTTGAGACCACGCTGGCAACTTTATCTAGTTTTTTCTTGTACCATTCGTTGTTTGCCCCACCAGGAAGAATGCTTCTAAAAGCGGTCGATTTCTGCTCTGAAGTCATATCGGCTGTGTAGAAAGAATCTTCGTTGTAAGGTTCTCTCAAATGCCAACTGAAAGTATTGATTATTCCTTTCGCGTAAGCGGCCTTTGTATCGGCAATAATTTTTTGTTTCTGCTGATAAAACCAATTATTGCTTTGCTCGTTATTGTTTTTATCGGTAATAAACATAAAATCTGAACCCAGAACTGCTGGATCAAAACCTGTATTTTTTTTAATGTCAGAATCTCCGCCAGCATCTTGATAAAAGCTATTGAAAGCATCTTGCTGACCGATTGCTGTTTTGGTTTGTGCTAGTCTTTTTAAGTTATAAAATAAAGCAACAGTTTCTTTTGTAGCACCGGCATCGACCATATAATTTGCCGCATTTGATGTCGTTAAAGGATCGTCTTGCATTGGCGGATCGACAATTACTTTGCCAGAGTCTTCATTGTCTGAAGAACAGCTGATAATAGTTAAAATCGAGAGGCTGAGAAATGCTATTTTAAGAAATGTTGTTTTCATTTTAGTCTTTAATTCGATTAATAAGCTCTAGGCAAGCGCGGCCGTTATGATATGGGCATTTCCAAAATCCAGCTTTGTCTTTTTTCATTGTGGAATAATCCTCGTAGATGCCCCAGAACCATTCTCCGTTTTGATGATCGATCATGTGTTTCTTTGTGAATTTCCAGATTTTGTAAACAATGTCTAGATATTCTTCTTTATCAGTTAATTGATATGCATTGTAGAAACCAATTAATGCTTCTGCTTGTGGCCACCAATGTTTTTCGGCAATTAATTCTTTTTTTTCAGGATCGTATTCGTACCATAATCCACCATCAAAGTCAAGGCCTTCTTTAGTGGCTTCGGCTATCTGAATGGCGTATTTTTTAAAATTGGCAATTAAGGTTTCATTTCCTGAAATTTCTGCACATTGCTGTAAAAGCCAAGCAGCTTCGATATCATGTCCATACGAAATCACATCTGGCTTTTCATTCCAGTTTTCATCAAAAAACAAATGTAAATGCCCTGTTTCTGGATTGATAAAATGCTTTTCGATAGTTTCTAATAATTCGATAATATCGTACAACAGTTTTTCGTCTTTCCAGACTTTATATAAATTCACATAACCCTCAATAATATGAAGATGCGTGTTCATGGTTTTCTTTTCGTTGGCATCTTTTGCACTTAAACGCAAATCTTCAATTGGTTGCCAATCTCTGGTAAAAGCTTCAAGGTAGCCTTTATTTATAGGATCGTAGCTGTGTTCTTGAATTTTGGCGTATAAGTTTTTAGCCAATTCTAAAGCTCGTTCTTCTTTTGAAATAGCATAATATTCAGACAAGCCATAAATAGCAAATGCTAAAGCATAAATTTGATTTTTGGTGTCTTTTGGAGTTTTATCCTCATTTATACTCCAAAAAAGACCTCCAAATTTTGTGTCATAAAAATAAGTCGCGAGAAATTCGAATGCTCTTTTTGCCAGTTTTTTGTGGTTTTCGTTTTTTGTGGTTGTGTAGCTGGCAGAGAATGTCCAAAGAATTCGGGCGTTTAAAACCGAACCTTTTTCTGCATTCACAATAATATGATCGTTAAAATCGATTTGACCAACAAAACCTCCATTTTGGTCGTCAATAGAACGCTTCGACCAATATTTTAGAATGGAATTGAGTTCTGCGGTTAATTCCGATTTTAAAAGCTTTCTTTGTAATGACACGGTATTTTAAATTGCGTTATTTTTTTCGATTTGTTTAATAATGGTTTGCACAGAACCTGCAGAAATAAAAGTATCTGATGGAGTATTTATTACATAATCTACAAGTTTGTCTACAGAAGAAACCGCTACGTGCATGCGTGTATCCGATGAAGCGTAGTAGATATAAACTGTTCCGTCTTGGTCTTCGATCCATCCGTTAGAGAATAAAACATTCGAAACGTCTCCAATTCTTTCAATTCCTTCAGGTCCCATAAAATGTCCAGCTGGAACGTGAGTTACTTTCGAAATATCATTTAAATCGGTCATGAACATATACAAAGTATAGCGTAAGCCGGCGGCAGTATTTCTAACTCCGTGTGCTAAATGCAACCAGCCTTTTGAAGTTTTAATAGGAGCAGGGCCAAGACCATTTTTTAATTCGTAAATTGTATGATAATGTTTGCCAAAAATGATTTTTTCGTCTTTTACTACAGGATTTGCCATATCGTCAACATATCCTAAACCGATTCCGCCACCTGATCCAACATCGATAAAACCATCTTGCGGACGCGTGTATAAAGCATATTTTCCGTTTACAAATTCTGGATGTAATACTACATTTCGCTGTTGTCCTGTATTTGAAATTAAATCTGGAAGTCTTTCCCAGTTTACCAAATCTTTAGAACGAACGATTCCTGCATTGGCTACTGCCGAACTTGTATCTCCTTTTGGCGCTTTTGGGTCTTTTCTTTCGGTACAGAAAATCCCATAAACAAATCCGTCTTCATGATGGATTAAGCGCATATCGTATACGTTTGTATCTGGTTCTTCTGTCTGTGGAATCACACATGGTTTATCCCAAAACTTGAAATTATCGATTCCGTTTGGACTTTCTGCGATAGCAAAAAACGATTTTCTGTCAATTCCTTCTACGCGAACGGCCATTAAATATTTGCCATTCCATTTCATTGCTCCAGCGTTGAAAGCCGCATTCATACCGATTCTTTCCTGTAAAAACGGATTGGATTCTTCGTTAAAATCGAAGCGCCAATTTAACGGAATATGTTCTGCTGTAACAACTGGATTTTTATATCGTTCGTATATTCCGTTTCCAACAGTTTGCTGAGGCTCGTTTTTTTGTTCAAGCAGAGTTTTATGTTGTTTTTCTAATGCCAATTTTCTTTCTTGAAAAGTGGCTGAAGATGTTATTGTTGTCATATAAATTGATTCTTTGTCTTTGTTTTTTAATGATTTCTCTTTTCGTTTAAATCCTGTTCTATAATCTGTAATTTTTCTTCTGATAGAGGGTAAAATACTATGAAAGCTACTGATACTGCAGCCGCAATTGCGGGTAGAATACTGAGCATTAATTGAATTCCGTTTTGAGCAGTTGCTGTTTGCTCGACATTGGCTTGAAAACCGTAATAGCCTAAAAGCCATCCCGCTCCAGCGCCACCAATTGTCCATCCGAATTTTTGTGACATTGACGAAGCTGAGAAAACCAATCCTGTTGCTCTACGTCCTTGTTTCCATTCCGAATAATCGGCACTGTCTGCATACATTGACCAGATTAATGGGAAAATACATCCGGCACAAATACTGATTAAAACTTGGAAACTCATGATTAGGAAAACATCTTCTTTTCCGAATACATAGAAAATCAGGCTTAAAATGGCGACCAAAGTCATCGCTCCGAAGAAAGTTTTTTTCTTACCAATTTTATTTGCAATTGGCGTTGCAATGATTACTCCAATGATGTTTGCTGCTTGTCCTAAAACCAAATAAATTGAAGTTGGAGTCATATGGAAATCGGTTCCGAAAAGTGAAAAATCGAAGTTTATAGTACTGCTTACATAATACTTGAAATAGTAAACTGCTGCACCATCACGAATAGAATTGAAAACTAATGCGCCAATTCCTGCTCCAAGCAAAATCCACCAAGGTCTATTTTTTAGAAGATCTTTTAAATCTTCTTTTAAGTTATTTTGTTCATTTTCAATTGGCTTAATTCTTTCTTTAGTGAATAAAAAACAAGCCCAAAAAAAGATGGTTGTGATTAATCCGAAAACGGCAATTGTAGCCAGCCAACCAGTTTTTGAATTTAAATTTCCACCGAAATAATTTACTAAGGGCTCAATTAGCCAAAGCGCTAAAAGACTTCCTCCAAAGGCAAAAAGCATTCGGTAAGAAGAAAGTGTATTTCTTTCTTTTCTGTCAGAAGACATTACGCCCAAAAGTGATGCGTAAGGAACATTGATTAAAGAATAAATCATCATCATTAAGGAATATGTCACATAAGCATAGATGATTTTTCCTTTTTCGTCAAAATCAGGAGTGTAAAAAGTTAGAACTCCAATCACGGCAAAAGGTATTGCTACCCAAAGCAAATAAGGTCTAAATTTTCCCCATTTGCTTTTGGTTCTATCGGCTAGAATTCCAACAATTGGGTCAAAGCAAGAATCCCAGATTCTAGTAATTAAAAACATAGTTCCTACTATGGCAGGCGCTAATCCGAAAACGTCGGTGTAGAAAAATAACAGATACATGCTGAAAATTTTCCAAAACATAGATGAAGCAGCGTCTCCAAGTCCGTAACCAATTTTTTCTTTTAAACTAATTTTGTCGTGCATTAGATTTCTTTTAAAGATTGTAATTTATTTTGGGGCGATTATTTTAATTTTTTCTGAATGTCTTTCTCAAAGATTGTCTGGTCGAGATTATAAAAATCTATAAAATCTTTCTCGCTTACTTGTCCGTTAAAAGGAGCGTAGTAATGCATTTTTTGTTCTTTTTCTTGCCAACCGTGATTTCTCCATAACAGGACATAAGAAATTTTATAATCTCCAATGGCTTTCAATAAAGTTCCTGTCCACCATTTTGGGTCTGGAACTGCTTCATAGCCAGCTTCTGCCAAAGCCATTGGTTTATGCTTTTTTAGGCTTATTTCATTCAATATTTTAAATTGGTTCTGAACTTCAGAGATGAATTTTTCTCCATTTACATCAGTATTATTTTGGTAACTATCAAAGCTTAAAATATCGACGTAATTATCTCCTGGATAATTGGTTAAGAAATCATTTTCGTTTCCGAAACTTCCTGTATTATAAACATAAATTAAATTATGAACACCTTTTTTCTGAAGATAATCAAAGGTGAATTTCCAAGCGGTTTTAAATTCTTCTGAAGTGCAATTTCCTTTTCCCCACCAAAACCATCCGCCAGTAAGTTCGTGAAAAGGTCTAAAGAGAATCGGAATGTTTTTACCATTCTTATCTTTTAAAGACAAAAAGAAAACAGTCGCCTTATCTAACCATGAAGCGAATTTTTTATGATTTGCGGCTCCAGGCAGAATTGTTTTTAAAGAGTTTGGCGCATTATCCCAAGCGTTTTTTCCTGTTGCAGGGTTGTCAAAATGCCAACTTATTGTAGAAATTCCGCCTCTTGCATTTGCTTCAATAATATACTGTTTCATTTTA
It encodes:
- a CDS encoding glycoside hydrolase 5 family protein, translating into MKNRFFKTLSLVLILTAIACNAQEKITVKGNQFYKGEKPYAYIGTNYWYGSMLASKKIGDRKRLLRELDLMKKNGIDNLRVLVGADGGKYDFTVRPALQYEQGKYDEDLLDGLDFLINEMGKRNMYAVLYLTNNWEWSGGMSQYLEWNGKGPVPVPNIPPNTWPQFMSYTEQFHSCEPCMEALNNHVKFIIGRTNSYSKKKYNEDNTIMAWQVGNEPRTFTPENEAKFTKWLNNIVDLIDSLDKNHLVSTGSEGKNSSNDSMEIFERTHQNPNIDYLTMHIWPKNWNWFKADNAEATMPVTIENAGKYIDDHIKVANNLKRPIIIEEFGLPRENENLNAGASSVYRDKFYSYIFGRVAESVKNNGPLRATNFWGYGGEGKAIHPDGKWNPGEPLTTDPPQEPQGLNSVFNGDKSTLEIVKKYNSELKK
- a CDS encoding glycosidase, with amino-acid sequence MTTITSSATFQERKLALEKQHKTLLEQKNEPQQTVGNGIYERYKNPVVTAEHIPLNWRFDFNEESNPFLQERIGMNAAFNAGAMKWNGKYLMAVRVEGIDRKSFFAIAESPNGIDNFKFWDKPCVIPQTEEPDTNVYDMRLIHHEDGFVYGIFCTERKDPKAPKGDTSSAVANAGIVRSKDLVNWERLPDLISNTGQQRNVVLHPEFVNGKYALYTRPQDGFIDVGSGGGIGLGYVDDMANPVVKDEKIIFGKHYHTIYELKNGLGPAPIKTSKGWLHLAHGVRNTAAGLRYTLYMFMTDLNDISKVTHVPAGHFMGPEGIERIGDVSNVLFSNGWIEDQDGTVYIYYASSDTRMHVAVSSVDKLVDYVINTPSDTFISAGSVQTIIKQIEKNNAI
- a CDS encoding glycoside hydrolase family 97 catalytic domain-containing protein yields the protein MLALANNDMVQKLAEPSKIKDVSWIKPGKVAWDWWNDWNIYNVDFKAGINTQTYKYYIDFASKNKVEYVVLDEGWSLEEDIMKHNPNVDLEALIAYGKERNVGIILWSSWMALTKNTDEILKNYANLGIKGFKVDFLDRDDAKMVNSVYDIAQKATNYKLILDFHGMYKPTGIQRTYPNILNFEGVKGLENNKWTPNDDVPLYDCTIPFIRMMAGPMDYTPGAMRNATKSEFKPSHSTPMSQGTRCHQLALYTIFEAPLQMMADSPTAFMKEQESTDFIAKVPTTFDETIALDGEVGKYVSIARRKGNTWYLGAITNWDSREVAIDFSFLEKGKKFQAEIFSDGINADKAATDYKKEIITVDSTTKLKYHLASGGGLAMIIK
- a CDS encoding glycoside hydrolase family 26 protein is translated as MKKHFLTLLTVTLIASSCMSQKSTSNTNLSLSDKKATTETKSLYKELNTLTQKGFLFGHQDDLAYGVKWKYEDGRSDIKDVVGDYPAVYGWDIAGLENDSQNNIDGVPFTKMKQYIIEANARGGISTISWHFDNPATGKNAWDNAPNSLKTILPGAANHKKFASWLDKATVFFLSLKDKNGKNIPILFRPFHELTGGWFWWGKGNCTSEEFKTAWKFTFDYLQKKGVHNLIYVYNTGSFGNENDFLTNYPGDNYVDILSFDSYQNNTDVNGEKFISEVQNQFKILNEISLKKHKPMALAEAGYEAVPDPKWWTGTLLKAIGDYKISYVLLWRNHGWQEKEQKMHYYAPFNGQVSEKDFIDFYNLDQTIFEKDIQKKLK
- a CDS encoding glycoside hydrolase family 97 N-terminal domain-containing protein yields the protein MKNIFILFCFIIVNLSFSQKKQDFTVNSTNGKIEVKIAVNDKISWSILHENDLILAPSEMAMTLDENNVLGKNPVVLNSKKESVNTSFETPLYKKKSVKDQYNKLTINFKNDFAIEFRVFDDGAAYRFVTKKKKDITIKSEEVVLNFDKDYSTLMPYVRDLRNPKDPYISSFEAHYENKKISEFTKDTLAFLPFLIDYKNHKKAVFLEVNLEDYPGLFVTNNKNKIGFESRFSKYPLKEANGGFNNINRLITERADYLVKTKGTRIFPWRAIVISESDARISE
- a CDS encoding MFS transporter → MHDKISLKEKIGYGLGDAASSMFWKIFSMYLLFFYTDVFGLAPAIVGTMFLITRIWDSCFDPIVGILADRTKSKWGKFRPYLLWVAIPFAVIGVLTFYTPDFDEKGKIIYAYVTYSLMMMIYSLINVPYASLLGVMSSDRKERNTLSSYRMLFAFGGSLLALWLIEPLVNYFGGNLNSKTGWLATIAVFGLITTIFFWACFLFTKERIKPIENEQNNLKEDLKDLLKNRPWWILLGAGIGALVFNSIRDGAAVYYFKYYVSSTINFDFSLFGTDFHMTPTSIYLVLGQAANIIGVIIATPIANKIGKKKTFFGAMTLVAILSLIFYVFGKEDVFLIMSFQVLISICAGCIFPLIWSMYADSADYSEWKQGRRATGLVFSASSMSQKFGWTIGGAGAGWLLGYYGFQANVEQTATAQNGIQLMLSILPAIAAAVSVAFIVFYPLSEEKLQIIEQDLNEKRNH
- a CDS encoding AGE family epimerase/isomerase, yielding MSLQRKLLKSELTAELNSILKYWSKRSIDDQNGGFVGQIDFNDHIIVNAEKGSVLNARILWTFSASYTTTKNENHKKLAKRAFEFLATYFYDTKFGGLFWSINEDKTPKDTKNQIYALAFAIYGLSEYYAISKEERALELAKNLYAKIQEHSYDPINKGYLEAFTRDWQPIEDLRLSAKDANEKKTMNTHLHIIEGYVNLYKVWKDEKLLYDIIELLETIEKHFINPETGHLHLFFDENWNEKPDVISYGHDIEAAWLLQQCAEISGNETLIANFKKYAIQIAEATKEGLDFDGGLWYEYDPEKKELIAEKHWWPQAEALIGFYNAYQLTDKEEYLDIVYKIWKFTKKHMIDHQNGEWFWGIYEDYSTMKKDKAGFWKCPYHNGRACLELINRIKD
- a CDS encoding glycoside hydrolase family 26 protein; translated protein: MKTTFLKIAFLSLSILTIISCSSDNEDSGKVIVDPPMQDDPLTTSNAANYMVDAGATKETVALFYNLKRLAQTKTAIGQQDAFNSFYQDAGGDSDIKKNTGFDPAVLGSDFMFITDKNNNEQSNNWFYQQKQKIIADTKAAYAKGIINTFSWHLREPYNEDSFYTADMTSEQKSTAFRSILPGGANNEWYKKKLDKVASVVSNLKGSNGELIPIIFRPFHEFDGSWFWWGADFCTADEYKKAYQFTVDYLKNTKGVHNILYAFSPDNSYTTEANYLSRYPGDKYVDIIGMDNYGDFNNQGQTGSDRANTKLKILSDYAKTKVKIAALTETGYRVTSTTPSITDWFSSLLYNALTKNDIQISYVMFWNNNTDGYYVPNGSVSNTADFKTYSLKTKSALVNSLPKMYEMPK